From one Brevibacterium sp. 'Marine' genomic stretch:
- a CDS encoding NAD kinase: protein MTRHIMVLLHPQRDESAVAAVSVFKALLDDGVTPVVLSDEIVGIRARQAEAVDDEPILNHCTIIDPSELGEWKNACELVIVLGGDGTILRAAERFHGSGAPLMGINLGHVGFLAESEKEDLAEAVHRASQRDYSVEERLALDVSVWHEGENIFNAWALNEATIEKTSKSRMIDVVLGVDARPVSSFGCDGVILATPTGSTAYSFSAGGPIVWPEVEALILVPISAHALFSKPLVVNPTSRLGVEISQMNPEFSAVLWCDGRRALELPSGARVEATRSKSPIRLARLHTGPFTDRLVAKFRLPVSGWRGPIKEA, encoded by the coding sequence GTGACCAGACACATCATGGTGCTGCTGCACCCCCAACGTGATGAGTCGGCCGTGGCCGCCGTCAGTGTGTTCAAGGCCCTCCTCGACGACGGCGTCACCCCCGTCGTCCTCTCCGACGAGATCGTCGGCATCCGCGCCCGCCAGGCCGAAGCCGTCGACGACGAACCCATCCTCAACCACTGCACGATCATCGACCCCTCCGAACTGGGGGAGTGGAAGAACGCCTGCGAACTCGTCATCGTCCTGGGCGGCGACGGCACGATCCTGCGCGCCGCCGAACGCTTCCACGGTTCCGGCGCCCCGCTCATGGGCATCAACCTGGGCCACGTCGGGTTCCTCGCCGAAAGCGAGAAGGAAGACCTCGCCGAGGCGGTCCACCGTGCCTCCCAACGCGACTACTCCGTCGAGGAGCGGCTCGCCCTCGACGTCTCCGTGTGGCACGAAGGCGAGAACATCTTCAACGCCTGGGCGCTGAACGAGGCGACCATCGAGAAGACCTCGAAGTCCCGGATGATCGACGTCGTCCTCGGCGTCGACGCCCGCCCCGTGTCCTCCTTCGGCTGCGACGGCGTCATCCTCGCCACCCCCACCGGCTCGACCGCGTACTCGTTCTCCGCCGGCGGACCCATCGTCTGGCCCGAGGTCGAAGCGCTCATCCTCGTGCCGATCTCCGCCCACGCCCTGTTCTCCAAACCGCTCGTCGTCAACCCGACCTCCCGCCTCGGCGTGGAGATCTCCCAGATGAACCCCGAATTCTCCGCCGTGCTGTGGTGCGACGGCCGCCGCGCCCTCGAACTGCCGTCCGGGGCCCGCGTGGAAGCCACCCGGTCGAAGTCGCCGATCCGGCTCGCCCGCCTCCACACCGGCCCGTTCACCGACCGACTCGTCGCGAAGTTCCGCCTGCCCGTCTCCGGCTGGCGAGGACCGATCAAGGAGGCCTGA
- a CDS encoding HAD-IIA family hydrolase: protein MTLTAEQDSTADGRPPESPGTPIDCVLFDLDGVVYHGTHAIDGAADGINWLHSQSIPVSYVTNNATRTAVATAEKITGMGVDASADEVTTSAQVLAERLAERFGPGARVHLLGTTGLRIALDDAGLDITDSPDAEPVAVAQGLDPEIDYAKIVRTCEIIRSGAEWWASNPDFSLLTETGKVPGNGAFVELIARLTDSTPVIVGKPAPHMMDFAAGRLGAHRPLMVGDRLNTDIEGGCAAGIDTALVLTGIHDIHDALRTGPESRPTFILPNLRGLEALITGTDRGESARIEAELQRAWAAIDAGETDAEAVLADGRLPRRIGQDS, encoded by the coding sequence GTGACACTGACCGCCGAACAGGACAGCACAGCAGATGGGCGCCCGCCCGAGTCCCCGGGTACGCCCATCGACTGCGTCCTGTTCGACCTCGACGGAGTCGTCTACCACGGCACCCACGCCATCGACGGAGCCGCCGACGGCATCAACTGGCTCCACTCCCAGTCGATCCCGGTCAGCTACGTCACGAACAACGCCACCCGCACCGCCGTCGCCACCGCCGAGAAGATCACCGGAATGGGTGTCGATGCCTCCGCAGACGAGGTGACCACCTCGGCGCAGGTGCTCGCCGAACGCCTGGCCGAACGCTTCGGACCCGGTGCGCGCGTCCACCTCCTCGGCACGACCGGACTGCGCATCGCACTCGACGATGCCGGCCTCGACATCACGGACTCACCGGACGCGGAACCCGTCGCCGTCGCCCAAGGACTCGACCCGGAGATCGACTACGCGAAGATCGTCCGCACCTGCGAGATCATCCGCTCCGGCGCCGAATGGTGGGCGAGCAACCCCGACTTCTCCCTCCTCACGGAGACCGGGAAAGTCCCCGGCAACGGTGCCTTCGTCGAACTCATCGCCCGACTCACCGACTCCACCCCCGTCATCGTCGGCAAACCCGCCCCGCACATGATGGACTTCGCGGCCGGCCGCCTCGGTGCGCACCGCCCGCTCATGGTCGGCGACCGCCTCAACACCGACATCGAAGGCGGCTGTGCCGCCGGAATCGACACGGCCCTCGTCCTCACCGGAATCCACGACATCCACGATGCCCTGCGCACAGGACCCGAGAGCCGACCGACCTTCATCCTGCCGAATCTGCGCGGACTCGAAGCCCTCATCACCGGAACCGACCGCGGTGAGTCCGCCCGGATCGAAGCCGAACTCCAGCGTGCATGGGCAGCCATCGATGCAGGGGAGACCGACGCCGAGGCGGTCCTGGCCGACGGTCGCCTGCCCCGCCGGATCGGTCAGGACTCATGA
- a CDS encoding TlyA family RNA methyltransferase, translating into MSRLDRALVDRGLLNSRSRAAREIAAGRVSVNGRSATKASQDVRDVDDITVTEPDPWVARSAHKLLGALDAFDLTDRLKGLTALDAGASTGGFTQVLLTHGVAHVWAVDVGHDQLAPILRDDPRVHVREGLNLRELADSDVPTVDLVVADVSFISLRLLIGPLLAATAASGELLLMVKPQFELARASLDKHGVVTSRDRRRRAIDSVLEAVTDNGARVTDIAPSLLPGPSGNREYFLRVRPGRTHHQSDRLDQADIPAHLDEMMRGES; encoded by the coding sequence GTGAGCAGACTCGACCGGGCACTCGTCGACCGCGGGCTGCTGAACTCCCGCTCCCGCGCCGCCCGCGAAATCGCCGCCGGCCGCGTCAGCGTCAACGGCCGCTCCGCGACCAAAGCCTCCCAGGACGTGAGAGACGTCGACGACATCACCGTCACCGAACCCGACCCCTGGGTCGCCCGCAGCGCCCACAAACTCCTCGGCGCCCTCGACGCCTTCGACCTCACCGACCGACTCAAGGGTCTGACCGCCCTCGACGCGGGAGCCTCCACCGGCGGCTTCACCCAAGTCCTCCTCACGCACGGAGTCGCGCACGTCTGGGCCGTCGACGTCGGCCACGACCAACTCGCGCCCATACTCCGCGACGACCCGCGCGTCCACGTCCGCGAAGGACTCAATCTGCGCGAACTCGCCGACTCCGACGTGCCCACCGTCGACCTCGTCGTCGCCGACGTCTCCTTCATCTCCCTGCGCCTGCTCATCGGCCCGCTGCTGGCCGCCACCGCTGCGAGCGGGGAACTCCTCCTCATGGTCAAACCCCAATTCGAACTGGCCCGTGCGTCCCTGGACAAACACGGAGTCGTCACCAGCCGGGACAGACGCCGCCGCGCCATTGACTCCGTCCTCGAGGCGGTGACCGACAACGGCGCCCGCGTCACCGACATCGCCCCCTCACTCCTGCCGGGCCCGAGCGGGAATCGAGAGTACTTCCTGCGTGTTCGCCCAGGCCGAACACACCACCAGTCCGATAGGCTCGACCAAGCAGACATCCCCGCCCACCTGGACGAAATGATGAGAGGAGAGTCGTGA